The Pseudoalteromonas translucida KMM 520 genome has a window encoding:
- a CDS encoding ribonuclease E inhibitor RraB has protein sequence MQFPDDENGQLLAEIAAAGIDLSKMHQVDFYILFEQQSDAEKFAKEVVADTLVQHAELEKCQDTGVWEVITQVQMVPEHTLLGQAEQYIESIANNFNGYGDGWGLMDAEEA, from the coding sequence ATGCAATTTCCTGATGACGAAAATGGCCAACTTTTAGCCGAAATAGCCGCCGCTGGTATTGATTTAAGTAAAATGCACCAAGTCGATTTTTATATTTTATTTGAGCAACAAAGCGATGCAGAAAAGTTTGCCAAAGAAGTAGTAGCCGATACATTAGTACAGCATGCTGAACTCGAAAAATGCCAAGACACTGGCGTATGGGAAGTAATTACTCAAGTACAAATGGTTCCTGAGCACACTCTATTAGGCCAAGCTGAGCAATACATTGAAAGCATAGCTAATAACTTTAACGGTTACGGCGATGGTTGGGGATTAATGGACGCAGAAGAAGCTTAA
- a CDS encoding autotransporter assembly complex protein TamA, whose translation MFNQFLRYMFVFCILLSAQSVASENVIEDYEIKGINDDLEKNVALYLKQLIGEKPTLTLRRYAKKQVENSIKALGYYSPKVEVNFDKDERDLVVRVDRGPATRIAAINISVKGAGKQDPALLAVINNITLKQGDILNHGHYDSTHKKIESMLLELGYFDAKWPARKLEVSLGKHSAEVTFIIETGVRYQFGDIVIASDTPAEKYIRSLAPFAKGQPYKSTHIADYNLDLSSTPYFTSVRVYADITERKNNQVPIKVDVLHKPANSYEVGGGFSTDLGPKVRFKWSKPWITQDGHYLESNLNVSERQQDISMAYTIPVDDPNDDLWRFSVGYKLEDELTNNIYSEILTGQVQRQWLTDNNWVRTAFIRRDHETYRIGDDEEESSEMLMPGISYARKKSKGGTTPYWGEQWLISAEFGVEDVLSSTNLIRVQLQNAWLRTYLDRHLVFLKANLGAMLVDNIANVPYSLRFFAGGDQSVRGFAYQSISPENDEGQLIGGKYLVSGTAEYNYQFAQNWRAALFVDGGTATNDFSDRFEVGAGFGFRYLTPVGPVRIDHAWGLTKESKSTRLSITIGPEI comes from the coding sequence TTGTTTAATCAGTTTTTGCGTTACATGTTTGTTTTTTGCATTCTTCTGAGTGCTCAGTCTGTTGCCTCTGAAAATGTAATAGAAGATTATGAGATTAAAGGGATTAATGACGATTTAGAAAAAAATGTTGCGCTTTATTTAAAACAACTTATAGGTGAAAAGCCAACTTTGACCCTGCGCCGTTATGCAAAAAAACAAGTCGAAAATAGTATCAAAGCATTAGGGTATTACAGCCCTAAAGTAGAGGTTAACTTTGACAAAGATGAGCGTGATTTGGTGGTTAGAGTTGATCGAGGACCAGCAACTCGTATTGCAGCAATTAATATAAGTGTAAAGGGCGCTGGCAAGCAAGATCCTGCTTTATTGGCAGTAATTAATAATATTACCCTAAAACAGGGAGATATTTTAAACCACGGACATTACGACAGCACGCATAAAAAAATAGAATCAATGCTGTTAGAGCTAGGTTATTTTGATGCTAAATGGCCTGCGCGTAAGCTAGAAGTATCTTTGGGGAAGCACAGCGCAGAAGTCACTTTTATTATTGAAACTGGGGTGCGTTATCAGTTTGGCGATATTGTAATTGCTAGCGATACACCTGCTGAAAAGTATATTCGTTCTTTAGCGCCTTTTGCTAAAGGGCAACCATATAAATCGACCCACATAGCCGATTATAACCTTGATTTATCAAGCACTCCTTATTTTACCAGTGTACGAGTATATGCAGATATAACCGAACGTAAAAATAACCAAGTACCGATAAAAGTAGATGTATTACATAAACCTGCAAATAGCTATGAAGTGGGTGGTGGCTTTAGTACTGACTTAGGCCCTAAAGTGCGCTTTAAATGGAGCAAACCATGGATAACGCAAGATGGCCATTACCTAGAAAGTAACTTAAACGTGTCTGAGCGACAACAAGATATTTCAATGGCTTATACAATTCCAGTGGATGATCCTAATGACGATTTATGGCGTTTTTCGGTAGGTTATAAACTTGAAGATGAATTAACTAATAATATTTATAGTGAAATACTTACCGGGCAAGTACAACGCCAATGGCTAACTGACAATAACTGGGTGCGCACCGCTTTTATACGTCGCGACCATGAAACATATAGAATAGGTGACGACGAAGAAGAAAGCAGTGAAATGTTAATGCCGGGTATTAGTTATGCACGCAAAAAATCAAAAGGTGGAACAACCCCTTATTGGGGTGAACAGTGGTTAATATCTGCAGAATTTGGCGTAGAAGATGTACTATCTAGCACTAACTTGATCCGCGTGCAGTTACAAAATGCTTGGCTGAGAACTTATTTAGACCGCCATTTAGTGTTTTTAAAAGCGAACTTAGGCGCCATGTTGGTTGATAATATAGCTAATGTGCCGTATTCACTGCGCTTTTTTGCTGGTGGCGATCAAAGTGTGCGTGGTTTTGCGTATCAATCAATTTCACCCGAAAACGATGAAGGGCAGCTAATAGGGGGTAAGTACTTAGTCTCTGGTACTGCAGAGTACAACTATCAGTTTGCGCAAAATTGGCGAGCTGCTTTATTTGTTGATGGAGGTACTGCAACCAACGATTTTTCGGATAGATTTGAAGTAGGTGCTGGGTTTGGTTTTCGTTATTTAACGCCTGTAGGTCCGGTAAGAATAGACCACGCTTGGGGGCTTACCAAAGAAAGTAAAAGCACCCGTTTGAGTATTACTATAGGGCCTGAAATTTAA
- a CDS encoding DEAD/DEAH box helicase: protein MTYTLRPYQIEAVERTVLHFRKTNDPAVIVLPTGAGKSLVIAELARIAKQKILVLAHVKELVEQNSQKYKSFGLEASIFSAGLKEKSLNHQVTFASVQSLSRNLDQLNEHYSLLIIDECHRVNGDKKSQYGKVINALQAHNPQLKVLGLTATPYRLGMGWIYHHHYHGFVRGNKDSPFKSCIFELPLRYMIKHNYLTPPNEVDAAISHYDFSALTSDAFGRYTNEDMNALLKNSARATQAILQQVIQYSENRQGIMIFAATVMHAQEILSYLPHQQSALITGDTPNSERDKIIKQFKAKHLKYLVNISVLTTGFDAPHVDFIAILRPTESVSLYQQIVGRGLRLADSKTDCLVIDYAGNGFDLFHPEVGDKKGDSDNEPVQVLCPGCGFANIYWGKTDSTGKVIEHFGRRCKGLLEDDEGNKEQCDYRFRFKECDECGAQNDIAARKCHDCGAVMADPDDKLRNALNLKDALVLRCSGLSVTLLKNEMIKVTYFDEDGASCDEVYDIANKGAAYIFNRQFGKRVGQGQAPVKFKTAEQIINAQFDLIAPDFVIARKSKKYGWKVADKLFDYKGSFRKANQLNP, encoded by the coding sequence ATGACCTACACCCTAAGACCTTATCAGATCGAGGCGGTTGAACGTACCGTTTTACACTTTAGAAAAACCAATGATCCCGCAGTGATTGTATTACCTACTGGCGCGGGTAAAAGCTTGGTAATTGCAGAGCTTGCGCGTATTGCTAAACAAAAAATATTAGTACTGGCGCATGTTAAAGAGTTAGTAGAGCAAAACTCACAAAAATATAAAAGCTTTGGGCTTGAGGCGAGTATATTTTCGGCAGGATTAAAAGAAAAATCGTTAAACCATCAGGTTACTTTTGCCAGTGTGCAGTCGCTATCGCGTAATTTAGATCAGCTTAATGAGCATTATTCACTGTTAATTATTGATGAGTGCCATAGAGTTAATGGTGATAAAAAAAGCCAATACGGTAAAGTTATTAATGCCTTACAAGCACATAATCCACAATTAAAAGTATTAGGGTTAACGGCAACGCCTTATCGATTAGGCATGGGGTGGATTTATCATCATCACTATCATGGTTTTGTACGGGGCAATAAAGACAGCCCATTTAAAAGCTGTATTTTTGAATTACCGCTGCGCTATATGATCAAACATAACTATTTAACGCCACCCAATGAAGTGGACGCGGCGATTAGTCATTACGATTTTTCGGCGTTAACCAGTGATGCGTTTGGCCGTTATACTAATGAGGATATGAATGCGTTATTAAAAAACAGTGCACGCGCAACGCAGGCCATTTTACAACAAGTAATACAATATAGTGAAAACCGCCAGGGTATTATGATTTTTGCCGCTACGGTTATGCACGCACAAGAAATTTTAAGCTATTTACCTCACCAGCAAAGCGCCTTAATTACAGGTGATACACCGAATAGCGAACGCGATAAAATAATTAAGCAATTTAAAGCCAAACACTTAAAATACCTGGTTAATATATCTGTACTCACCACCGGATTTGATGCACCTCATGTTGATTTTATTGCTATTTTACGCCCTACGGAGTCGGTGAGTTTATACCAGCAAATTGTTGGCAGAGGGCTTAGATTAGCCGATTCAAAAACAGATTGTTTGGTGATTGATTATGCCGGAAATGGTTTTGATTTGTTTCACCCTGAGGTTGGCGATAAAAAAGGTGATAGCGATAATGAGCCGGTACAAGTGCTTTGTCCTGGTTGTGGCTTTGCTAATATTTATTGGGGTAAAACTGACTCTACAGGAAAGGTGATTGAACACTTTGGTAGGCGCTGTAAGGGCTTGCTAGAAGATGATGAAGGTAATAAAGAGCAGTGCGATTATCGTTTTCGCTTTAAAGAGTGTGATGAATGTGGTGCGCAAAACGATATAGCCGCACGTAAATGCCATGATTGCGGTGCGGTAATGGCCGACCCTGATGATAAGTTACGCAATGCACTAAACTTAAAAGACGCACTCGTACTTCGTTGTAGTGGTTTAAGTGTGACCCTGCTTAAAAATGAGATGATTAAAGTAACGTATTTTGACGAAGACGGTGCAAGTTGCGACGAAGTTTACGATATTGCCAATAAAGGGGCGGCGTATATTTTTAATCGGCAATTTGGTAAGCGAGTAGGACAAGGGCAAGCGCCCGTAAAATTTAAAACAGCAGAGCAAATAATTAACGCGCAGTTTGATTTAATTGCGCCCGACTTTGTAATAGCCCGTAAAAGTAAAAAATATGGCTGGAAGGTAGCAGATAAGCTATTTGATTATAAAGGCAGCTTTAGAAAAGCTAATCAGTTAAACCCTTAG